A window of Methanolobus sediminis contains these coding sequences:
- a CDS encoding ATP-binding protein, which yields MNERDLTPDESNKIKVRLAARTLLVFITLCFLLVTCAGANSTMELKVGVYPNEPLISQDQNGTAIGLYAEILESVASKEGWDLNYVPGTLEQCYQMLDNDSIDIIPAVPYIQTEQHYILTSEAPYTDWGIVYTYKGSGISSMNDLSGKRIAHVNDIFYENFNASPGNSNISYSFISAGSYIEIFELLENKETDAGIVSRSYGEVYENQFDLEKIPFVISPTDMVFALSENTDPEIAKQIDADIALMIRENGTIHYMQENIDTSKNEESLSTWESPSWLKFSVGIGGGLLLIFVILSITLKNKVEEKTYELNSKNRELEVEIRERKIVEEKLKQYSLELKDSNELKDLFTDILRHDLINPATVIKGYVEFLIEVENEPRKKEAMEAIERNNNKLIELIENAAHLAKLDNMDDMTFETLDLKEIIEEVINHLMPKFEEKNMTINFNPSGNYPADVNTTIEDVFSNLISNAIKYSPSGTSINIDIKDIDDTWEITISDEGEGIPDKDKPFVFDRFKRVHKVNIKGTGLGLAIVKRIVDLHEGSVEVFDRTDREGTTFKVTLQKTKV from the coding sequence ATGAACGAGAGAGATCTGACCCCAGATGAAAGCAATAAAATCAAAGTAAGGCTTGCAGCCAGAACATTACTTGTTTTCATAACACTCTGTTTCCTGCTGGTTACATGTGCTGGTGCTAATTCTACCATGGAACTCAAAGTAGGGGTTTATCCGAATGAGCCGCTAATATCACAGGATCAGAACGGAACAGCCATCGGGCTTTATGCAGAGATACTGGAAAGTGTGGCCTCAAAAGAAGGCTGGGACTTAAATTATGTCCCTGGTACGCTCGAACAATGTTATCAAATGCTTGATAATGATAGTATAGATATCATTCCTGCAGTTCCTTACATTCAAACAGAGCAACATTATATTTTGACATCAGAAGCTCCATACACAGACTGGGGAATAGTTTATACATACAAGGGTTCAGGAATCAGTTCCATGAATGACCTTAGCGGAAAGAGAATAGCCCATGTGAATGACATATTCTATGAAAACTTCAATGCAAGCCCGGGAAACTCGAACATAAGTTATTCATTCATAAGTGCCGGCAGCTATATTGAGATATTCGAACTTCTTGAAAACAAAGAGACTGATGCAGGAATAGTATCAAGATCATATGGAGAGGTTTACGAAAATCAATTTGATCTTGAAAAGATACCGTTTGTAATATCCCCTACTGACATGGTTTTTGCATTATCGGAGAACACTGACCCCGAAATTGCGAAGCAGATAGATGCAGATATAGCCCTGATGATTAGGGAAAACGGGACTATCCACTATATGCAGGAGAATATTGATACAAGTAAAAATGAAGAAAGTCTTTCTACATGGGAAAGTCCTTCATGGCTTAAGTTCTCGGTTGGAATTGGCGGTGGCCTTCTTCTGATTTTTGTCATCTTGAGTATTACTCTCAAAAATAAAGTTGAAGAGAAAACATATGAACTAAATTCAAAGAACAGAGAACTTGAAGTTGAGATTAGAGAGAGGAAGATTGTAGAGGAAAAATTGAAGCAATACTCTCTTGAGCTGAAGGATTCAAATGAACTGAAGGATCTTTTTACAGACATACTTAGGCATGATCTCATAAACCCTGCAACTGTTATCAAAGGTTATGTAGAATTCCTTATTGAAGTTGAAAATGAACCCCGAAAAAAAGAGGCAATGGAAGCTATTGAAAGGAATAACAACAAGCTTATAGAACTCATAGAGAATGCAGCACATCTGGCCAAACTTGATAACATGGATGATATGACGTTTGAGACTCTGGATTTGAAAGAGATAATAGAAGAAGTAATAAATCATCTCATGCCAAAGTTTGAAGAAAAAAATATGACTATAAATTTCAATCCATCAGGCAATTATCCTGCAGATGTGAATACAACAATAGAAGATGTTTTTTCTAATCTGATAAGCAACGCCATCAAATATAGCCCATCTGGAACCAGTATCAATATCGATATCAAAGATATTGATGACACTTGGGAGATAACTATCTCTGATGAAGGAGAGGGAATTCCTGATAAAGATAAGCCATTTGTTTTTGACCGCTTTAAAAGAGTACATAAGGTCAACATAAAAGGAACAGGTCTTGGCCTTGCTATTGTCAAGCGTATAGTTGACCTTCATGAAGGATCAGTTGAAGTCTTTGACAGAACTGACAGAGAGGGAACAACGTTTAAAGTAACGTTGCAAAAAACAAAAGTATGA
- a CDS encoding nitrilase-related carbon-nitrogen hydrolase: MSGKSSIKVACIQMSIIDCNKQLNIQKALAMAKYAVSAGAELLVFPEVFSTGFCYDNIENAAEYENGETIREMCAFSKAHECVMVFSIIEKKEKNTSYTELEYYNLGVCVEDGHVAGTYRKTHPFKREKQYFSAGYSIYPVRLPRRKLTIGLQICYEIRFPEVSRKLTLLGSDILVTIAEFPIPRGHIWRSLAIARAIENQIPHIACNRVGEGSDSLFFGGSIIVDQLGDIMEEAGDDESVISGTVDLERTIKTRDEIPVLDDRRTDLY; the protein is encoded by the coding sequence ATGTCTGGAAAAAGCAGCATTAAAGTGGCCTGTATTCAGATGAGCATAATAGATTGCAATAAGCAGCTTAATATTCAAAAAGCATTAGCTATGGCAAAATATGCTGTTTCTGCAGGTGCGGAACTTCTGGTATTTCCTGAAGTTTTTTCCACAGGTTTCTGTTATGACAATATTGAAAATGCGGCTGAATATGAAAATGGGGAAACAATCAGGGAAATGTGTGCTTTTTCAAAGGCACATGAATGTGTAATGGTATTTTCTATTATTGAAAAAAAGGAAAAAAATACATCCTATACGGAATTAGAATATTACAATCTGGGAGTTTGTGTAGAAGACGGACATGTTGCAGGTACTTATCGAAAGACACATCCTTTCAAACGGGAAAAACAGTATTTTTCAGCTGGATATTCGATTTACCCTGTCAGGCTTCCAAGAAGGAAATTAACAATTGGTCTTCAGATTTGCTATGAGATACGTTTTCCGGAAGTTTCCAGAAAACTTACTTTATTGGGATCTGATATTCTTGTAACAATAGCCGAGTTCCCAATTCCAAGAGGGCATATATGGCGTTCACTTGCAATTGCAAGGGCTATTGAGAACCAGATTCCTCACATCGCATGTAATAGAGTAGGTGAAGGTTCAGACTCGTTATTCTTTGGAGGTTCTATAATCGTGGATCAACTAGGTGATATAATGGAAGAAGCTGGAGATGATGAATCAGTAATCTCAGGCACAGTTGATCTTGAAAGAACGATTAAAACAAGAGATGAAATACCAGTACTTGATGACCGTAGGACTGACCTTTATTAG
- the tsaA gene encoding tRNA (N6-threonylcarbamoyladenosine(37)-N6)-methyltransferase TrmO: MSENNNDISIVMHPIGFVTNSISNPASAREKKDTESLIVLKSEYAEGLDNITDFNKIQVFFYFHLSEGFSMIQKRRYDGKVAGVFASRSPRRPNGIGVTVVDLLKVENNVLHVKGLDAINGTPVLDIKPYISE, from the coding sequence ATGTCTGAAAATAACAATGATATTTCTATTGTAATGCATCCAATTGGATTTGTAACTAATAGTATCTCCAACCCTGCTTCCGCAAGAGAAAAAAAGGATACTGAATCCCTGATAGTTCTAAAAAGTGAATATGCTGAAGGATTGGATAATATTACAGACTTCAATAAAATACAGGTCTTCTTCTATTTCCACCTTTCAGAAGGTTTTTCCATGATACAGAAACGCAGATATGATGGGAAAGTGGCCGGTGTATTTGCTTCAAGAAGCCCAAGAAGGCCAAATGGAATTGGTGTTACTGTTGTAGACCTTCTTAAAGTGGAAAATAATGTCCTTCACGTAAAAGGGCTTGATGCAATAAACGGTACTCCGGTTCTTGATATCAAACCCTATATCTCTGAATGA
- a CDS encoding ArsR family transcriptional regulator has product MSKRTRIINDPSELVPLLQVFGSQRHKKVFDALLNLWMTKEDLEDLLGTDVTKSINILKKSGLIESQWHMPEPGKTPEKEYRTSYSKVQTNFQCSFEDMSDIIMLTFMPYEEVKDAIEELEQLVEQGNDSMSSLTRAMNKSPLYIRAVARRSDKLSVMGQRLKVLLSGETE; this is encoded by the coding sequence ATGAGTAAACGAACAAGAATTATCAATGATCCTTCTGAACTCGTACCTCTACTTCAGGTTTTTGGATCCCAGAGACACAAAAAAGTATTTGATGCACTTCTGAACCTTTGGATGACAAAGGAAGATCTTGAAGATCTTTTAGGAACAGATGTAACAAAAAGTATTAACATACTCAAAAAAAGCGGTCTGATAGAAAGTCAGTGGCACATGCCGGAACCTGGGAAGACACCTGAGAAAGAGTATCGTACATCTTATTCTAAAGTCCAGACAAATTTCCAGTGTTCTTTTGAGGATATGAGCGACATCATTATGCTTACTTTTATGCCATATGAAGAAGTAAAGGATGCCATTGAAGAACTTGAACAACTGGTAGAACAGGGTAATGACTCTATGAGCAGTCTTACCAGAGCGATGAATAAAAGTCCTTTGTATATTCGCGCTGTTGCCCGCAGATCTGATAAGCTTTCCGTTATGGGACAGAGGCTCAAGGTACTTCTGAGCGGAGAGACAGAATGA
- a CDS encoding DUF7839 domain-containing protein: MIELLHSKSGITKFQILIEVAAHQPNVRQKEIAEKIGVTPQAVSEYIKELVAEGLIYSEGRVRYRITKQGVEWVLENAADMKRYARYVMSDIISHVSTWTAIAREDLEEGKEVYLKMESGLLYVSTTDVTNATGTTISAAKQGEDVGVTDLMGLIDLENASITVCRIPRVERGGSRNVDVERLRALAKSKAYIATIGVESLIALRRIDMEPHVMFGAKESVIEAAYHGLSSLVLAIDEEVPTILSRLETENLEYELVDLSIQ, from the coding sequence ATGATAGAACTCCTTCATAGTAAGAGCGGAATTACTAAATTTCAGATCCTGATAGAAGTAGCTGCACACCAGCCTAATGTAAGACAAAAAGAAATTGCTGAAAAAATTGGGGTTACACCCCAGGCAGTTTCTGAATACATCAAAGAACTGGTTGCAGAGGGCCTTATCTATTCCGAAGGAAGGGTTCGCTACAGAATCACAAAGCAAGGTGTTGAATGGGTACTTGAAAATGCGGCAGACATGAAGCGGTATGCCCGCTACGTGATGAGCGATATCATAAGCCATGTATCTACCTGGACTGCAATTGCAAGGGAAGATCTTGAGGAAGGTAAGGAAGTCTACCTGAAAATGGAAAGTGGCCTGCTCTATGTAAGCACCACTGATGTGACAAATGCAACCGGAACAACAATTTCCGCTGCAAAGCAGGGTGAGGATGTAGGTGTTACGGACCTGATGGGACTTATTGACCTTGAGAATGCCAGCATAACTGTTTGCAGGATTCCCAGAGTTGAAAGAGGCGGTTCACGTAATGTCGATGTTGAGAGACTCAGGGCACTTGCTAAGTCAAAAGCATATATTGCCACAATTGGTGTGGAATCCCTGATAGCTCTCAGAAGAATAGACATGGAACCACATGTGATGTTCGGTGCAAAGGAATCTGTAATCGAAGCAGCATATCACGGTCTTTCATCACTTGTACTTGCCATTGACGAAGAAGTTCCAACCATACTCAGCAGACTTGAGACTGAGAATCTGGAATACGAGCTTGTTGATCTCAGCATACAATAA
- a CDS encoding metallophosphoesterase, which translates to MKIIIISDTHLSSDTVPAYLSELFDNYEMIIHAGDFDTLPFYRALEATGKLKAVHGNSDEPAVKEILPEKLVFEVEGVKIGVIHEASLSIVDTTATRYMALEMGVDVLIFGHLHRPIIEKSDVILICPGSPTKPRMSDPCAVELEIKDGAVTTNIIPITGQSCSYIEFSRKLGENDN; encoded by the coding sequence ATGAAAATCATTATCATATCAGATACACATTTAAGTAGTGATACTGTTCCTGCTTACCTGTCCGAACTTTTTGACAACTATGAAATGATCATTCATGCAGGAGATTTTGACACTCTTCCTTTTTACAGGGCACTTGAAGCTACAGGAAAGCTGAAAGCTGTTCACGGCAACTCAGATGAACCTGCTGTAAAGGAGATCCTTCCGGAGAAGCTTGTGTTTGAAGTTGAAGGAGTTAAGATAGGAGTGATTCACGAAGCATCACTTTCTATTGTTGATACTACAGCAACAAGATACATGGCCCTTGAAATGGGAGTTGATGTTCTTATATTCGGACACCTTCACAGACCAATTATAGAAAAAAGTGATGTGATTCTGATATGTCCAGGGTCACCAACAAAACCACGTATGTCAGATCCATGTGCAGTTGAACTGGAAATCAAGGACGGGGCTGTGACAACAAACATTATTCCTATAACCGGACAATCCTGCAGCTATATTGAGTTTTCCCGTAAGCTTGGGGAAAATGATAATTAA
- a CDS encoding RPA family protein — protein sequence MAGYTREVARRVFAQEFRESNLSFKDGDDQYAPQYLLTPTGAKVNRIFIVGTLIEKEDIGTDSEYWRGRVSDPTGSFLIYAGQYQPEAAQVLAECETPAFVAVVGKPSTYTTNEGDVLTSVRPESLHIVDGQTRDMWVIETAKRTLDRIKELNGSSPNSQRAKEYYDPDAKHYSSMVSQALKSLKETY from the coding sequence ATGGCAGGATACACAAGGGAAGTTGCCAGGAGGGTATTTGCACAGGAGTTCAGGGAATCCAACCTGAGTTTCAAGGATGGTGATGACCAGTATGCTCCACAATATCTTCTCACACCAACCGGTGCTAAAGTTAACAGGATTTTCATAGTAGGGACCCTCATTGAAAAAGAAGACATAGGTACTGATTCAGAGTACTGGCGTGGAAGAGTAAGCGATCCAACCGGTTCCTTCCTCATATATGCAGGTCAGTATCAGCCTGAAGCTGCACAGGTGCTTGCAGAATGTGAGACTCCAGCATTTGTAGCGGTTGTAGGAAAACCAAGCACTTATACCACCAATGAAGGTGATGTACTTACATCAGTAAGACCAGAGTCACTTCACATAGTTGATGGTCAGACAAGAGATATGTGGGTGATCGAAACCGCAAAACGTACTCTTGACAGGATAAAAGAACTGAATGGTTCATCTCCAAATTCCCAGAGAGCAAAGGAGTATTATGATCCTGATGCAAAACATTATTCTTCAATGGTTTCCCAGGCATTGAAGTCCCTGAAGGAAACATATTGA
- a CDS encoding replication factor A (Replication protein A protects and stabilize the intermediate ssDNA that is generated by the unwinding action of a DNA helicase at the replication fork. In addition, SSBs prevent the formation of secondary structures by single-stranded template DNA.), which produces MKQLAQEISARFSELGVEIPIGEIEERLDKMINKFKVPREEARRSVVNYFLKSYNIKRNEFYTGQSESPLINISDVDDGKWANIRGKIVQLWDNTHESISQVGLIGDETGTIKFTIWESAGVSPVEEGKSYLLKNVVVNEWNGKFQLNVNKSSSIESLDEEIEVGNSTVEFRGAMVDIQSGSGLIKRCPECNRALTKGACMEHGKVDGVYDLRIKAVMDDGSSIQDAILKRDLVEEITGMTLESAISLAADALDQGVVLEKMKDSLVGRYYSVKGSRVDRYLIVESISPIFAYDPSELDELIAAAEVI; this is translated from the coding sequence ATGAAACAATTAGCACAGGAAATTAGTGCCAGGTTCAGCGAACTTGGAGTGGAGATCCCAATCGGGGAAATTGAAGAGCGTCTTGACAAGATGATCAATAAGTTCAAGGTGCCAAGGGAAGAAGCACGCAGAAGCGTTGTTAACTACTTTTTAAAATCATACAACATTAAGAGGAACGAGTTCTATACAGGACAGTCTGAATCTCCTCTTATCAACATTTCCGATGTTGATGATGGCAAGTGGGCAAACATCAGAGGAAAGATCGTCCAGTTGTGGGATAATACACATGAATCCATATCCCAGGTAGGTCTAATAGGTGATGAAACAGGGACTATCAAATTCACAATTTGGGAAAGTGCAGGAGTTTCTCCTGTAGAAGAAGGAAAAAGCTACCTTCTGAAGAATGTGGTTGTGAACGAGTGGAATGGTAAGTTCCAGCTTAATGTTAATAAAAGCAGTTCTATTGAATCTCTTGATGAAGAGATAGAAGTTGGTAATTCCACTGTAGAGTTCAGGGGAGCAATGGTGGATATTCAATCCGGTTCCGGTCTAATCAAGAGATGTCCTGAATGTAACCGTGCTCTTACTAAGGGGGCATGTATGGAACACGGTAAAGTGGATGGAGTTTATGATCTTCGCATCAAGGCAGTCATGGATGATGGCAGCTCAATACAGGATGCAATTCTTAAAAGGGACCTTGTGGAAGAGATTACAGGCATGACTCTGGAAAGTGCAATATCCCTTGCTGCTGATGCTCTGGACCAGGGAGTTGTCCTTGAGAAAATGAAAGATTCACTGGTAGGAAGATATTATAGCGTAAAAGGATCAAGGGTTGACAGGTATCTTATTGTTGAATCCATTTCTCCGATATTCGCATATGATCCATCCGAGCTGGATGAGCTTATTGCAGCTGCAGAGGTGATCTGA
- a CDS encoding cation:proton antiporter domain-containing protein, protein MASIFLLEIVVSVLFMSMVAQTLSKHFKVPIIMFLLLEGILVGPEVLNFIDPSTFGDGLTAIVSLSVAIIVFDGGLHIDIKNIRTIQKTAFKLTTIGVLITFTCTTLITHIILGVDVKLAALFGALVAATGPTVITPLVRNIHVNHKVGKILEIEGVFNDAASVILAAFMFEWIVSQLDGFSAASFILQRLAIGIAIGLVSGNILKRFLSSGSLVTDQTARFFTLTLVVFSYVLSELLGNESGILAVAVFGIITGTSNIPHKNALKEFKSDLVMMMLSIIFILLAAMLKFEYIIGIGIKGIIVVLLLIFLVRPLAVFGSTANSRLRTNEKLFISFIGPRGVVPASIATYFAIKLDALNIMGGQMLVGLVFLTVIITVIMTGTLARRVANLLGVIPMEILIIGGGEVGRILAERFEKRGENVVVVDNSEEKCQRLLKQGIRVVHGDAEDISILKEAGIEKAKYVVATTDQDNTNLLVSQIAKSKFNLKEDQIVARVNNVENLHAFWDLSIRSMSPQMTTALVLDNMVGKPSMFSMCEVGEEGEILEVRVTNPKVAGKAIKELTLPENSLLLMIRRGDKSYIANGNLVLEYDDLVTVIGEDDAAREVADILYR, encoded by the coding sequence GTGGCCTCAATATTTTTACTTGAGATAGTTGTTTCTGTCCTTTTCATGAGTATGGTCGCGCAGACCCTCAGCAAGCATTTTAAAGTACCAATAATCATGTTTCTCCTGCTGGAGGGCATACTTGTTGGTCCAGAGGTTTTGAACTTTATTGACCCTTCTACCTTTGGTGACGGGCTTACAGCTATTGTATCTCTTTCAGTTGCTATAATAGTATTTGATGGCGGTCTGCATATTGACATAAAAAATATCCGTACAATACAGAAAACTGCTTTCAAACTTACAACTATTGGTGTACTTATTACCTTTACATGTACCACACTGATTACACATATCATACTCGGTGTAGATGTAAAACTTGCAGCACTGTTCGGTGCACTTGTGGCAGCAACCGGTCCTACTGTGATAACTCCACTTGTCAGGAACATACATGTAAATCATAAGGTTGGAAAGATCCTTGAGATAGAAGGTGTTTTCAACGATGCGGCCAGTGTAATTCTTGCTGCATTCATGTTTGAGTGGATAGTTTCCCAGCTTGATGGTTTTAGTGCAGCGTCTTTCATCTTACAAAGACTTGCCATCGGTATTGCCATTGGTCTTGTTAGTGGCAATATTCTCAAGCGCTTTTTGTCCAGTGGTTCCCTGGTAACAGACCAGACTGCCAGATTCTTCACTCTGACACTTGTTGTATTCTCTTATGTGCTTTCAGAACTTCTGGGTAACGAATCCGGTATACTTGCAGTTGCCGTTTTTGGCATCATTACAGGAACTTCTAATATCCCTCATAAGAATGCACTCAAGGAGTTCAAATCAGATCTTGTGATGATGATGCTGTCGATAATTTTCATTTTGCTGGCAGCTATGCTGAAGTTCGAGTACATAATTGGTATAGGTATCAAAGGAATCATAGTAGTATTATTGCTTATATTCCTGGTTCGTCCATTGGCAGTTTTCGGATCAACTGCGAATTCGCGCCTGAGGACAAACGAAAAGTTGTTCATATCATTTATCGGGCCAAGGGGTGTTGTCCCGGCATCCATTGCAACCTACTTTGCTATCAAGCTTGATGCTCTGAACATAATGGGTGGCCAGATGCTTGTAGGACTTGTTTTCCTTACAGTGATTATAACAGTCATAATGACCGGGACTTTGGCAAGAAGAGTAGCTAATCTTTTAGGAGTAATACCCATGGAGATCCTTATTATCGGAGGAGGAGAGGTCGGAAGAATTCTGGCCGAGAGATTTGAGAAACGAGGAGAGAATGTTGTTGTAGTTGATAATTCCGAGGAAAAATGCCAACGCCTGTTAAAGCAGGGAATCCGTGTTGTTCACGGTGATGCCGAAGACATCAGTATCCTGAAAGAAGCAGGTATCGAGAAGGCAAAGTATGTGGTTGCCACAACTGATCAGGATAATACCAATTTGCTGGTTTCACAGATTGCAAAAAGCAAGTTCAACCTTAAGGAAGATCAGATAGTTGCAAGGGTCAACAATGTAGAGAATCTCCATGCATTCTGGGATCTGTCGATCCGTTCCATGAGCCCCCAGATGACCACAGCACTTGTACTTGATAATATGGTTGGTAAGCCGTCTATGTTTTCAATGTGTGAGGTTGGAGAAGAAGGTGAGATTCTTGAGGTAAGGGTCACCAATCCAAAGGTTGCAGGCAAGGCCATAAAGGAGCTCACGCTCCCTGAAAACAGTCTTCTGCTCATGATCAGGAGGGGTGATAAATCCTATATTGCCAATGGTAATCTTGTCCTTGAATACGATGATCTTGTAACGGTCATTGGCGAGGATGACGCTGCAAGAGAAGTTGCGGACATACTTTACAGATGA
- a CDS encoding aldolase, whose amino-acid sequence MALIKEEDIKVPLDVPQDARETYINNYMKITSNSGNMMLFAGDQKVEHLNDDFFGEGIPADDNDPEHLFKIAANSKIGVFATQLGLIARYGMDYADVPYLVKVNSKSHLVKTKQDDPYSGQWYDMEQVAQFRDNSGLNILGIGYTIYLGSKYEAEMFHQAAQLIYEAHQYGMVTVLWIYPRGEAVANEKDPHLIAGATGVGACLNADFVKVNYPKAEGMPTEEAFKEAVLAAGRTKVVCAGGSSDDPKAFLEKLYAQIHVSGACGNATGRNVHQKSLEEAVRMCNAIYAITVEDASVDDALKIYNGE is encoded by the coding sequence ATGGCCTTAATAAAAGAAGAAGATATTAAAGTTCCACTGGATGTACCACAGGATGCACGTGAAACATATATTAACAATTATATGAAGATCACATCAAACAGCGGAAATATGATGCTCTTTGCAGGTGACCAGAAAGTTGAACACCTCAACGATGACTTTTTCGGAGAGGGTATCCCTGCAGATGACAATGATCCTGAGCACCTTTTCAAAATAGCTGCAAACTCAAAGATCGGTGTTTTTGCAACACAGCTTGGACTTATTGCAAGATATGGAATGGACTATGCAGATGTACCATATCTCGTCAAAGTCAACTCCAAATCACACCTTGTGAAAACAAAGCAGGATGACCCATACAGTGGTCAGTGGTATGATATGGAGCAGGTTGCACAGTTCCGTGACAACAGTGGTCTCAATATTCTTGGTATTGGTTACACCATATACCTTGGAAGCAAATATGAAGCTGAAATGTTCCATCAGGCTGCACAGTTAATCTACGAAGCACATCAGTACGGAATGGTAACTGTTCTCTGGATATACCCAAGAGGAGAAGCAGTTGCTAATGAGAAAGACCCACACCTTATTGCAGGTGCAACTGGTGTCGGTGCATGTCTTAACGCAGACTTCGTAAAGGTGAACTATCCTAAAGCTGAAGGCATGCCAACCGAAGAAGCATTCAAGGAAGCTGTACTGGCAGCCGGCAGGACAAAGGTCGTTTGTGCGGGCGGTTCCAGCGACGATCCAAAAGCATTCCTTGAAAAGCTCTATGCACAAATCCACGTCAGTGGTGCATGTGGCAATGCAACAGGAAGGAACGTACACCAGAAATCCCTCGAGGAAGCAGTCAGAATGTGTAACGCAATTTATGCTATTACTGTCGAGGATGCATCTGTTGACGATGCTCTCAAGATCTACAACGGAGAATAA
- a CDS encoding sensor histidine kinase, with product MDERSINLRKEKYSKRIVTDTILLVTGIIGIIFLSLVMNLSDIFPNIPFPLEDWTMGQILITITIIMVASLIFAYRRYHDTKDAIKEFNSINAIKEEFIANLRHELKTPLVPIRGYSEILYDGSLGEINQKQKEALKKMIDSSEKLERRIDSLIFISVAKSGDIEYTYTTLNINDIATGAVADIADQLNQREQEVAIDIRPNLPYIEGDRKYLNEALIQILENASKFSSNGQNIQLIIHEGYKSLHIKVIDKGIGIPEEELENIFARFYQIDGSKTRRYGGNGLGLHIAKTIVEAHKGDIWIESEPKIGTTVHVRLPTPDHGIKIQKKYR from the coding sequence ATGGATGAAAGATCAATAAACCTAAGAAAAGAAAAATACTCTAAAAGGATTGTCACTGACACAATCCTTCTTGTTACAGGTATAATCGGTATAATATTTCTTTCATTGGTAATGAACCTTTCAGACATTTTTCCAAATATTCCATTTCCACTTGAAGATTGGACAATGGGTCAGATACTGATAACTATCACAATAATCATGGTAGCATCCTTGATATTTGCCTACAGACGATACCATGATACAAAGGATGCAATAAAAGAATTCAATTCCATTAATGCTATTAAAGAGGAATTTATTGCAAACCTTCGGCATGAACTAAAAACTCCACTTGTACCAATCAGAGGTTATTCTGAAATCCTGTATGATGGAAGCCTTGGTGAGATTAACCAGAAACAAAAAGAAGCACTTAAAAAGATGATAGATTCATCTGAAAAGCTGGAGAGGCGCATAGACTCCCTTATCTTTATCAGTGTTGCTAAGTCCGGTGATATCGAATACACATATACAACACTCAATATTAATGATATTGCAACGGGAGCTGTTGCGGATATAGCTGATCAGCTCAACCAGAGAGAGCAGGAAGTTGCCATTGATATCAGACCTAATCTCCCATATATTGAAGGTGATAGAAAATATCTAAATGAAGCATTGATCCAGATACTTGAAAATGCAAGTAAATTCAGTTCGAACGGACAGAATATACAATTGATAATCCATGAAGGTTACAAAAGTCTTCACATAAAGGTAATCGACAAAGGAATTGGAATACCTGAAGAAGAGCTGGAAAACATATTTGCAAGATTCTACCAGATAGACGGTTCAAAAACAAGGCGTTATGGAGGCAACGGGCTTGGACTGCACATTGCAAAGACCATAGTGGAAGCTCACAAAGGAGACATATGGATCGAAAGTGAACCCAAAATTGGTACAACTGTCCATGTGAGACTGCCCACTCCGGATCACGGAATAAAAATACAGAAAAAATATAGATAA